TGTGCCAGACGAATGATAATTGGGTTTCGAATCTGCGGTATAAGAATTAAAACTCCAAGCACGTCGGTTAAAATACCTGGAAAGAAAAGGCATAACACCGAGCCTATAAATACCATTGAAATGACCAGAGAGGTAGAGGATTCTAAAGAATCCTCTTTTGTAAACTCGAACAAATATGGTCTGGCAATATAAAAGTGCAGGTATTGAGCACAACAACCAATGACAAATGAAACAATTACAATTCCTAATGTGTAGGAAGTTCCCAAATGGTTGTACAGCCAGATGATAATTCCAGCTTCTGCAAATGAACAAATTACAGTAAACAGCAATAACCAGAGTTTCCACATAAGGTGCCTTTCAGGTTTCGTGGGCAAAATTTATTGGTTGTGCAATCGTTCTTTTTTTCCCCTATTCATTTTAAGGAATGTATCGCCGAGTCCTGGGTTTTGCTCGCAATCCTTGAGCATGAAACGTGACATTGACCGGATAATTGGATTTCGAACCAGTGGGACCAGTAAGAGAAGGCCAAATAGATCCGTGAGCATCCCAGGAAAAAGCAAAAAGACAAATATGTATATAAAGATGATGTCTTGAACCTCCTCTTCCAAAATCTCAATCAACGCTTGCGGATTGGAATGCTTTTGTTTTTCTTTCCACCGTTTCCGGGAAATGTATTCAAGTCCTCCGCTGACAATGATTGAAATCAGAAGGATCCCGAAAGTCCAGGATAACCCCAGTTTCTGG
The genomic region above belongs to Acidobacteriota bacterium and contains:
- a CDS encoding FxsA family protein, whose translation is MWKLWLLLFTVICSFAEAGIIIWLYNHLGTSYTLGIVIVSFVIGCCAQYLHFYIARPYLFEFTKEDSLESSTSLVISMVFIGSVLCLFFPGILTDVLGVLILIPQIRNPIIIRLAQDFFQRSQQATKKYGKPKELSQ
- a CDS encoding FxsA family protein, translating into MGFLWVLFGIVFFSLAEAGLTIVMYQKLGLSWTFGILLISIIVSGGLEYISRKRWKEKQKHSNPQALIEILEEEVQDIIFIYIFVFLLFPGMLTDLFGLLLLVPLVRNPIIRSMSRFMLKDCEQNPGLGDTFLKMNRGKKERLHNQ